TTTGCCGCTGTTTCAGCTCCTGCTGGGCCGCCCGCTGCTTGGCCTTCTCGAGGCGGCTGGCGCTGCCCTCCTTGGCCTTCGGGAGCGGCGGGAGAGGAGGCGGAGGCAGCGGCTGGAGCATCTTCTCGCGGCGGCCTCCTCCGGGCTCCATCCTCGGCTGAGGAGAGGAAATGGCGGCCGGCGGGCGAGAACGCCACAGCGCATGCGCAGGGGGAAGAAACCAAAACACCTCTGGCTGTCAACGAACTGCGCATGCGCCTTGAAGCCATCCCCTTCTTCTATGAGCGCATAGAGCGCTAGAGATAAACAAATAGGGAGCGCTAGAGATAGGAAAAAGGTGAAGAGTGACACATCGTCTTTCCCCGCCCCTTTCCTGgctggaagagaaggaggaagagcagggaagaggCGGAGTCTTCTCTcccgggaggaagaggaaggaagaggagggaggccGGCGCCTTGCAGGGTGTCCTTGGGGGCAtctcaataatatattattgtcccCCTTGCCTTCCTTTCCGGGAAAGGTGGCCGAAGCATCCTCTTCCTCCTGGTTCTCCTCCATCTTGCTCTCTTCTTCCTCAGGAAGGGAAGGCAGGCGATTGAGGTTTCTTCCTCCTCCGCTCCTGATCTTCTTATTCCTCCTCCATCTCTTTAGCTTCCTCACCCTCCCTTTATCTTCTCATTATTTCTCCTCCTTCCACATCTCTTTCTGTTCTCCTTCTTTGCTttcatctcttcctcctccttctcccccttcATCTCTTCCTCCACTTCCTCATCCACCTCTTCTTCCATCTTCTTCCTCCAtcaccttctccttctctttccatcCCTTCCTCCTCGTTCTCTTCTTtcatctcttcctccttctccctcattCCGCTCTTCCTCCCTCatctcttccttccccttttcttccacctgttcttccacttccatctcttcctcctccctttctaCTTCCTCTTACTCatctctcctctccttccatCTCTTCCTCTGTGTCAtcacttcttcccttcctccttcctccctcttcttcttccacgtacctctcttccttctcctccttcccctctccatctcttcttccacctccttctccatcttctttatcaccttctcctcttcttccatctcttcctctttctccctttctacttcctcctcctcttcttctgccttttcctccttccacttctcccttccttcacctcctcctcttcttctgtctcttcctccttccacttcctcctcttcttctctttttcctcttccttcatcaacttttccttctcgt
This sequence is a window from Anolis carolinensis isolate JA03-04 unplaced genomic scaffold, rAnoCar3.1.pri scaffold_28, whole genome shotgun sequence. Protein-coding genes within it:
- the svbp gene encoding small vasohibin-binding protein; translation: MEPGGGRREKMLQPLPPPPLPPLPKAKEGSASRLEKAKQRAAQQELKQRQRAEIYALNRVMTELEQQQFDAFCKQMQASDD